Proteins encoded together in one Macadamia integrifolia cultivar HAES 741 unplaced genomic scaffold, SCU_Mint_v3 scaffold621, whole genome shotgun sequence window:
- the LOC122069461 gene encoding uncharacterized protein LOC122069461: MSAILSSQGVALATAMAVSGTVILFAFCLQKPLSTTQFVVDQNSESSRRILRSCISSDGKKRDKSKKKKRVHFAADVVDPIRNGEEFRKEQSKKSMTSNRICRSQSYRVQEMSSNRMALYNGILRDRVQQQRMGCSY; the protein is encoded by the exons ATGTCTGCTATTCTGAGTTCGCAGGGGGTGGCTTTAGCAACGGCTATGGCTGTTTCAGGAACAGTAATTCTCTTCGCCTTCTGTCTCCAGAAGCCTCTCTCCACTACCCAGTTCGTTGTTGATCAAAATTCCGAATCTTCGCGAAGAATTCTACGATCCTGCATCTCTTCCG atgggaagaagagagataaatcgaagaagaagaaaagggttcATTTTGCGGCTGATGTGGTTGATCCGATTAGGAACGGTGAGGAATTCAGGAAGGAACAGAGCAAGAAATCAATGACGTCTAATAGAATTTGCAGGTCTCAAAGCTACAGAGTTCAAGAAATGTCTTCAAATCGAATGGCTTTGTATAATGGAATTCTCAGGGATCGTGTGCAACAACAACGGATGGGTTGCTCGTATTAG